A genomic region of Cannabis sativa cultivar Pink pepper isolate KNU-18-1 chromosome 1, ASM2916894v1, whole genome shotgun sequence contains the following coding sequences:
- the LOC115704331 gene encoding putative receptor like protein 25, whose amino-acid sequence MNANTEELTYMQSHLGPITYYEISTLTMKGRDVELPEIQTMLMTIDFSRNNFTGEIPKDIGKLNSLKGLNFSHNKLVGNIPSSLGNLTNLEWFDLSSNKLDGMIPRQLATNLNQLGFLNISVNKLEGSIPHGP is encoded by the coding sequence ATGAATGCCAATACTGAGGAATTAACCTACATGCAAAGCCATTTAGGACCAATTACCTATTATGAAATAAGCACATTGACGATGAAAGGACGTGACGTTGAGTTGCCAGAAATTCAAACCATGCTTATGACCATTGACTTCTCAAGAAACAACTTCACAGGAGAGATTCCAAAGGATATTGGTAAGCTCAACTCACTCAAAGGCCTCAATTTTTCACATAACAAGCTTGTTGGTAATATCCCTTCATCATTGGGAAATTTGACCAATTTGGAATGGTTTGATCTCTCCTCAAACAAGCTTGATGGAATGATTCCAAGACAATTGGCTACAAATCTGAATCAACTcggatttttaaatatttcggTGAACAAATTGGAGGGATCAATTCCTCATGGCCCATAA
- the LOC115704330 gene encoding receptor-like protein Cf-9 homolog, whose product MPLLSNLHSLLSYFFFFFFSIVPSHESSALLHFKNSFSNINGTTYCYDYYHLEIVNPNSAISWDIKSKDCCRWSGVTCDDVTGHVIRLDLKCSELQGILHSNNTLFSLSHLQSLILSYNNFSQSKISSEFVAKSRSNCLTCLTCLHLSGNNHLKLETSSWKRTVANLTNLRELFLSEVNMSSTSPDSFMNLSTFLTSLDLSYSELQGKLPENVLSEIPEICSNSTKNPFSCISSKHHLVGSPPLHLAFLYLSRNELNGTIPSWIYSLPSLQDLDLSSNKFSGSIQEFQHNSLLSVLLHNNNLQGFFPTSIFQQVNLSNLELFSNNMSGVMQLDQFSKLKKLEYLSLSNNNFSCVSNNYNNDTFPNTLIGLYLSSCGISEFPYFLRSLQNLLLLDLSNNQIEGSVPQWLWNVGKDSLIFLDISHNSLTQIDQIPWKTLQLINLAFNRLQGHLPILPPYTQFISISNNSFVGEISPSICNLSELQVVDLSNNKLSGNIPPCLGNSSSYLEVLDLRKNKFHGIVPLAFAKGNSLRVLNVNENHLEGSLPNHWSTIKSWNF is encoded by the exons ATGCCTCTACTCTCTAATCTTCATTCTCTTCTTTcttacttcttcttcttctttttctccaTTGTGCCATCCCATGAATCCTCTGCTTTGCTCCACTTTAAAAACTCTTTCTCCAACATCAATGGCACTACCTACTGTTATGATTATTATCATCTTGAAATTGTTAATCCTAATAGTGCAATTTCATGGGATATAAAGAGCAAGGATTGTTGCAGATGGAGTGGTGTCACGTGCGATGACGTCACAGGCCACGTCATACGTCTTGACCTCAAATGCAGTGAGCTTCAAGGCATTCTTCACTCCAACAacactcttttctctctctctcatctccAATCTCTTATTCtctcttataataatttttctcaGTCCAAAATTTCATCTGAATTTG TGGCCAAGTCCCGCTCCAATTGTCTTACTTGTCTAACTTGCTTACACTTGAGTGGCAATAATCATTTGAAACTAGAGACATCTAGCTGGAAAAGAACTGTTGCAAATCTAACAAATCTCAGAGAGTTGTTTCTTAGCGAAGTCAATATGTCTTCTACTTCACCTGATTCCTTTATGAATCTCTCAACTTTTTTGACATCTCTTGATCTTAGTTACAGTGAATTGCAGGGGAAACTTCCAGAAAATGTTCTCA GTGAAATTCCAGAAATTTGTAGTAACTCAACAAAAAATCCATTCTCGTGTATCTCTTCAAAACATCACTTAGTGGGTTCTCCTCCATTGCATTTAGCATTCCTGTATCTATCTAGGAATGAGCTTAATGGGACAATACCTTCTTGGATATACTCCCTTCCATCTTTACAAGATTTAGATCTAAGTTCCAATAAATTCAGTGGTAGCATTCAGGAATTCCAACACAATTCCTTGCTATCTGTTCTTTTACATAATAATAACTTACAAGGCTTCTTTCCCACATCAATTTTTCAGCAAGTCAATCTTTCTAATTTGGAGCTTTTCTCAAATAATATGAGTGGTGTCATGCAATTAgaccaattttcaaaattgaaaaagcTCGAATATCTTTCTCtttctaataataatttttcatgTGTAtcgaataattataataatgatacTTTTCCCAATACTCTTATTGGATTGTATTTGTCTTCATGTGGTATAAGTGAGTTCCCCTACTTCCTAAGAAGCTTGCAAAATTTGTTATTATTGGATCTCTCCAACAATCAAATTGAAGGCAGTGTTCCCCAATGGTTATGGAATGTGGGTAAGGATTCATTGATATTCCTAGATATTTCTCACAACTCTTTGACACAAATAGATCAGATTCCATGGAAGACTCTACAACTCATTAATCTTGCCTTCAACCGACTTCAAGGTCATCTTCCAATCCTACCACCTTATacacaatttatttcaatctcaAACAATTCATTTGTTGGGGAAATATCACCATCCATTTGCAATCTCAGTGAGCTCCAAGTCGTTGATTTGTCCAATAACAAATTAAGTGGGAACATTCCTCCATGCCTAGGAAATTCATCAAGCTATCTCGAAGTGCTAGATTTGAGGAAGAATAAGTTTCATGGAATCGTTCCTCTAGCTTTTGCCAAGGGAAATAGTCTAAGAGTTTTGAATGTTAATGAAAATCATTTGGAAGGGTCATTGCCAAATCATTGGTCAACTATAAAGAGTTGGAACTTTTAG